One window of the Natrinema sp. HArc-T2 genome contains the following:
- a CDS encoding VOC family protein encodes MSHDEPTPVTHELPDSPVHTSGTDHITIWGSNEEDTIEFYQDLLGMPLVLRQPNLDDPSQTHLFFDTGDGRILTFFVSDDRPSARGQRAGVGAVHHLCFSIDPDEYEDTMDALEDAGHGYNVFDRGIFHSIYTRDNNGLVIELSTDKYEIPDDRRGEVLAKAQELREEDGADYAKDEHLRGAIEAVGLEVVEHDLPDASAGVGGLE; translated from the coding sequence ATGTCTCACGACGAACCCACTCCAGTCACGCACGAACTGCCCGACAGCCCCGTCCACACGTCGGGGACCGACCACATCACCATCTGGGGATCCAACGAAGAAGACACGATCGAGTTCTACCAGGACCTACTCGGGATGCCGCTGGTCTTGCGCCAGCCGAACCTCGACGATCCCTCGCAAACTCACCTGTTCTTCGATACGGGTGATGGCCGCATCTTGACCTTCTTTGTCAGCGACGACCGCCCGTCCGCCCGCGGCCAGCGCGCCGGCGTCGGCGCGGTGCATCACCTCTGTTTCAGCATCGATCCCGACGAGTACGAGGATACGATGGACGCACTCGAGGACGCCGGCCACGGCTACAACGTCTTCGACCGGGGGATCTTCCACTCGATCTACACCCGCGACAACAACGGCCTCGTGATCGAACTCTCGACGGACAAATACGAGATCCCCGACGACCGCCGGGGCGAAGTGCTGGCGAAAGCCCAGGAACTTCGCGAGGAAGACGGGGCTGACTACGCCAAAGACGAGCACCTTCGCGGTGCGATCGAGGCCGTCGGGCTCGAGGTCGTCGAACACGACCTGCCCGACGCCAGCGCCGGCGTCGGTGGTCTCGAATGA
- a CDS encoding universal stress protein has product MAILVAYDGSAPAQKAVEHAFTTYPDEEIVLLRVIEAADGSTGAGIMAAQEMLRDREEKVSEELPEEIDEFVSDPDLDFRTETAVGKPAREVVRFAEDNDIDHIIIGSHGRSGLSRVLLGSVAEKIVRRSPVPVTVFR; this is encoded by the coding sequence ATGGCAATACTCGTCGCGTACGATGGCTCCGCACCCGCACAGAAGGCAGTCGAACACGCGTTCACCACGTATCCCGACGAGGAGATCGTGTTGTTGCGCGTCATCGAAGCGGCGGACGGCTCCACGGGTGCCGGGATCATGGCCGCACAGGAAATGCTCCGAGACCGCGAAGAGAAAGTCTCCGAGGAACTCCCCGAAGAGATCGACGAGTTCGTCAGCGACCCCGACCTCGACTTTCGAACCGAAACAGCCGTCGGCAAGCCCGCACGCGAGGTCGTCCGCTTCGCCGAGGACAACGACATCGACCACATCATCATCGGCAGCCACGGTCGATCCGGCCTCTCGCGGGTCTTACTCGGCAGCGTCGCGGAAAAGATCGTCCGTCGTTCGCCTGTCCCGGTAACCGTCTTTCGCTGA
- a CDS encoding cation diffusion facilitator family transporter: MASSTSVVLAALFANGAIAVLKFGGFLLTGSPAMLSETYHSISDTGNQVFLLVGIKYGAQEATRSHPFGHGKAQFFYSLLVSVMLFGIAGWESARHGISALRAGGVHRASEDVTLLGATFDPVYVNYAVLLGAILFESYALWKAYQGISRQMDEYGWTSLREAFRKTSDVTTLTALTEDTIALAGAGIALLGVYLTRTTGNPTYDAGAALVIGLMLMGFAVALAWENKRLILGESLPKADEDELRTIVSEWDGVIDLVDFRTVYFGAEELLVTADVAFESDLDAETIDDRITDLERALKAHDDQIQRIYIEPES; the protein is encoded by the coding sequence ATGGCCAGTAGTACCTCCGTCGTTCTCGCCGCCCTGTTCGCAAACGGTGCGATCGCGGTGCTGAAGTTCGGCGGCTTTCTGCTCACGGGGAGTCCCGCGATGTTGTCGGAGACGTATCACTCGATTTCGGATACGGGCAATCAGGTCTTCCTGTTGGTCGGGATCAAGTACGGCGCACAGGAAGCCACCCGCAGTCACCCGTTCGGCCACGGTAAGGCCCAGTTCTTCTACAGTCTGCTGGTCAGCGTCATGCTCTTTGGCATCGCCGGCTGGGAGAGCGCGCGCCACGGGATCAGCGCGCTGCGAGCGGGTGGCGTCCACCGCGCCAGCGAGGACGTCACGCTGCTGGGGGCGACGTTCGACCCAGTCTACGTCAACTACGCCGTCCTGCTCGGGGCGATCCTTTTCGAGTCCTACGCACTCTGGAAGGCCTACCAGGGGATCAGCCGCCAGATGGACGAGTACGGCTGGACGAGCCTTCGGGAAGCGTTCCGGAAGACCAGCGACGTGACGACGCTGACAGCGCTTACCGAGGACACCATCGCACTCGCCGGCGCGGGCATCGCGCTGCTCGGGGTCTACCTCACGCGGACCACCGGCAATCCGACCTACGACGCTGGCGCGGCGCTCGTCATCGGGCTTATGCTCATGGGCTTTGCCGTCGCGCTTGCCTGGGAGAACAAGCGACTCATCCTCGGCGAGAGCCTTCCGAAAGCCGACGAAGACGAACTCCGGACGATCGTCAGCGAGTGGGATGGCGTCATCGACCTCGTCGACTTCCGGACCGTCTACTTCGGCGCCGAAGAACTGCTCGTCACCGCTGACGTTGCCTTCGAGTCCGACCTCGACGCCGAGACGATCGATGACCGCATCACCGACCTCGAGCGCGCCCTGAAAGCCCACGACGACCAGATCCAGCGCATCTACATCGAACCCGAATCGTAG
- a CDS encoding glutamate-cysteine ligase family protein, with protein MKTSLEVEYWVVDDDGELAPPETLLDVSDQVDPEFVEPMLEIKTTPCESMTELREELRDRIGRVVDAAHDQHKRLVPLATPLSASPADIPYREKDSTDLQRRIVGPTFDDARFCAGTHVHFEQSNVVDQLNALTAIDPAFALVNSAAHYRGERILECARPFLYRRSCYETCPEQGQLWPYVDSVAEWEQRLEDAYNSFRERALERGVDRATFEAEFSPYDAVWNPVRLRTAMPTVEWRSPDTALPSQVLQLAGAVRSIVSQADANGTVVDDSAAIASDAAVDSRGARDPLSLPAFDTVESVTDAAIYDGLDGTGVQRYLRGLGFTPSAYDPLADRMPDSRLTDRQARNLRLRAADRLEADLEHHRVRVT; from the coding sequence ATGAAAACCAGCCTCGAAGTGGAATACTGGGTCGTTGACGACGACGGCGAACTCGCCCCACCCGAGACACTGCTCGACGTCTCGGATCAGGTCGATCCTGAGTTCGTCGAGCCGATGCTCGAGATCAAGACAACCCCGTGTGAGTCGATGACCGAACTCCGCGAGGAGCTACGCGACCGGATCGGTCGCGTCGTCGACGCGGCACACGACCAGCACAAGCGGCTCGTCCCATTGGCGACACCGCTGTCCGCCTCGCCTGCCGACATCCCCTACCGCGAGAAGGACAGTACTGACCTCCAGCGACGGATCGTCGGGCCGACGTTCGACGACGCGCGGTTCTGTGCCGGGACACACGTCCACTTCGAACAATCGAACGTCGTCGACCAGCTCAACGCCCTGACCGCGATCGATCCGGCCTTCGCGCTCGTCAACAGCGCCGCACACTACCGCGGCGAACGCATCCTCGAGTGCGCCCGACCGTTCCTCTACCGTCGCTCGTGCTACGAGACCTGCCCCGAACAGGGCCAGCTCTGGCCCTACGTCGACAGCGTCGCCGAGTGGGAGCAGCGACTCGAAGATGCCTACAACTCGTTTCGGGAGCGTGCGCTGGAGCGTGGCGTCGACCGGGCTACCTTCGAAGCCGAATTCAGCCCCTACGACGCGGTCTGGAACCCGGTTCGACTGCGAACCGCGATGCCCACGGTCGAGTGGCGCTCGCCCGACACGGCCCTGCCGAGTCAGGTGCTGCAACTCGCAGGCGCAGTCCGATCGATCGTCTCGCAGGCCGACGCCAACGGAACAGTTGTCGACGACTCAGCGGCCATCGCTTCGGACGCAGCCGTCGACTCGAGAGGGGCCCGCGACCCGCTTTCCCTCCCCGCGTTCGACACCGTCGAGTCGGTCACCGACGCGGCCATCTACGATGGACTCGACGGCACGGGGGTCCAACGCTACCTGCGCGGACTCGGGTTCACGCCGTCGGCGTACGACCCCCTTGCCGACCGCATGCCCGACTCGCGGCTCACCGACCGGCAGGCACGGAACCTGCGACTCCGAGCCGCCGATCGGCTCGAAGCCGACCTCGAGCACCACCGCGTTCGAGTTACCTAA
- a CDS encoding metallophosphoesterase, translating into MIAIFSDTHSRRGHELEDEALTAAREADVVVHAGDFTSEAALEDFQRECDRFFAVHGNADSAAVRERLPMARVVEAGGVRIAVTHRQDGGETGLAMFGRSRGADLVVFGHSHRPTVVEADDISLLNPGSHADPRGNRPGFAVLEERDDGGLDGSIRQLDGTPIESVAIRPA; encoded by the coding sequence ATGATCGCGATCTTTTCGGATACACACAGTCGCCGCGGCCACGAACTCGAGGACGAGGCGCTGACCGCGGCCCGCGAAGCCGACGTCGTCGTCCACGCGGGCGATTTCACGAGTGAAGCCGCACTCGAGGACTTCCAGAGGGAGTGTGACCGTTTCTTTGCAGTCCACGGAAACGCCGACAGCGCCGCAGTTCGAGAACGACTGCCGATGGCCCGCGTCGTCGAAGCGGGAGGTGTCCGCATCGCCGTCACCCACCGACAGGACGGCGGCGAAACTGGCCTCGCCATGTTTGGCCGCTCGCGCGGTGCCGACCTCGTCGTCTTTGGGCACAGTCATCGACCGACAGTCGTCGAAGCCGACGACATCTCCCTGCTCAATCCCGGCAGTCACGCCGATCCACGCGGAAACCGACCGGGATTTGCCGTCCTCGAGGAACGTGACGACGGCGGACTCGACGGATCGATCCGACAGCTGGACGGAACGCCTATCGAGTCGGTCGCAATTCGCCCGGCGTGA
- a CDS encoding alpha/beta hydrolase has protein sequence MSADGRGDGPHQGQQLVTGGTDLADAEAALVLTHGRGATARGMIQLAEEVQQDGVAALAPQAARRTWYPNSFLAPVKQNEPGRSSGLQAISDAIAEANDAGIPTERVMLVGFSQGACLASEYLARNPRRYGGLVALSGGLIGEELDDEYPGDLEGTPIFLGCSDVDPHIPEERVHETAAVFESMDADVTKRLYEGMGHGINEDEMAVVSEMVADLTDDR, from the coding sequence ATGAGCGCTGACGGGCGCGGCGACGGCCCCCATCAGGGCCAGCAACTCGTCACCGGCGGGACCGACCTCGCGGACGCCGAGGCGGCGCTCGTCCTCACCCACGGTCGTGGCGCGACCGCCCGCGGGATGATCCAGTTGGCCGAGGAGGTCCAGCAGGATGGCGTCGCCGCCCTCGCCCCCCAGGCGGCCCGCCGGACGTGGTATCCGAACTCGTTTCTCGCGCCCGTCAAGCAAAACGAGCCCGGCCGATCGTCAGGGCTGCAGGCGATCAGTGACGCGATTGCCGAGGCGAACGACGCCGGCATCCCGACCGAGCGGGTCATGCTGGTCGGCTTCTCGCAGGGTGCCTGTCTCGCCAGCGAATACCTTGCGCGCAACCCGCGCCGCTACGGCGGATTGGTCGCCCTCAGCGGTGGGCTCATCGGCGAGGAACTGGACGACGAGTATCCCGGCGATCTCGAGGGGACGCCGATCTTTCTGGGCTGTAGCGACGTCGATCCCCATATTCCCGAAGAACGGGTCCACGAGACGGCTGCCGTCTTCGAGTCGATGGACGCTGACGTGACGAAACGTCTCTACGAGGGGATGGGCCACGGCATCAACGAGGACGAGATGGCGGTCGTCTCGGAAATGGTTGCGGACCTCACCGACGACCGATAG
- a CDS encoding aminopeptidase, translating to MDPRIREHAEIIANHSVDLEEGDNVIIDAHPVAEDLVVALHEVIGDQGANPVTTSQRTGKRSQRAFLRASDGEFETPEHERALVEHSDVYIAIRASDNVTQTSDVDPEISAAYQQAHRPILNERLSKRWCLTQFPAPANAQLAEMSTEGYENFVWDAVNKDWEAQREHQENMVEIMDPADEVRIVSGDTTDVTMSVAGNPTLNDHGEHNLPGGEVFTAPQPDSVEGEVLFDMPLYHQGREITDVFLEFEDGEVVSHSAAKNEDVLTEVLNTDDGARRLGELGIGMNRDIDQFTYNMLFDEKMGDTVHMAVGRAYDDTVGEDNEQNDSAVHVDMIVDMSEDSFIEVDGEVVQRNGTFRFEDGFEE from the coding sequence ATGGACCCACGCATTCGGGAACACGCCGAGATCATCGCCAACCACTCGGTCGATCTGGAGGAGGGCGACAACGTCATCATCGACGCCCACCCGGTCGCCGAAGATTTGGTCGTCGCACTCCACGAAGTGATCGGTGATCAGGGGGCAAACCCCGTCACGACGAGCCAGCGAACCGGCAAGCGCAGCCAGCGGGCCTTCCTGCGGGCGTCCGACGGCGAGTTCGAGACGCCCGAGCACGAACGCGCGCTCGTCGAGCACAGCGACGTCTACATCGCGATCCGGGCAAGCGACAACGTCACCCAGACCAGCGACGTTGACCCCGAGATCAGCGCGGCCTACCAGCAGGCCCACCGCCCAATCCTGAACGAACGCCTCTCCAAACGCTGGTGTCTCACGCAGTTCCCTGCGCCCGCCAACGCCCAGCTCGCAGAAATGAGCACCGAGGGCTACGAGAACTTCGTCTGGGACGCCGTCAACAAAGACTGGGAGGCTCAGCGCGAACACCAGGAGAACATGGTCGAAATCATGGACCCCGCCGACGAGGTCCGTATCGTCAGCGGCGACACGACCGACGTGACCATGTCTGTCGCGGGCAATCCGACGCTGAACGACCACGGCGAACACAACCTCCCCGGCGGTGAGGTCTTTACTGCGCCCCAACCCGACAGCGTCGAGGGTGAGGTCCTGTTCGACATGCCGCTGTACCACCAGGGCCGCGAGATCACGGATGTCTTCCTCGAGTTCGAAGACGGCGAAGTCGTCTCCCACTCGGCGGCGAAAAACGAGGACGTCCTGACGGAGGTCCTCAATACCGACGACGGTGCGCGCCGGCTGGGCGAGCTCGGCATCGGGATGAACCGCGATATCGACCAGTTCACCTACAACATGCTGTTCGACGAGAAGATGGGCGACACCGTCCACATGGCCGTCGGTCGAGCCTACGACGACACCGTCGGCGAGGACAACGAACAGAACGACTCGGCAGTCCACGTCGACATGATCGTCGACATGAGCGAGGATTCGTTCATCGAGGTCGACGGCGAAGTCGTCCAGCGAAACGGCACGTTCCGATTCGAAGACGGGTTCGAGGAGTAG
- a CDS encoding sulfurtransferase TusA family protein, which yields MPSIDDVTNTPDELTDDEAEALLEDADLVQDMTGEVCPYPQVEAKKGLQDLEAGDLLVQETDHVPCTENVPRAVGDDAEAQVWRSGDATYRIYLRKQA from the coding sequence ATGCCATCCATCGACGACGTCACGAACACGCCAGACGAACTGACCGACGACGAAGCCGAAGCGCTGCTCGAGGATGCCGACCTCGTCCAGGACATGACCGGCGAGGTTTGTCCCTACCCGCAGGTCGAGGCCAAGAAAGGCCTGCAGGACCTCGAGGCGGGCGACCTGCTCGTCCAGGAGACCGATCACGTCCCCTGTACCGAGAACGTGCCCCGCGCCGTCGGCGACGACGCCGAGGCACAGGTCTGGCGCAGCGGCGACGCGACCTACCGCATCTACCTCCGAAAGCAAGCATGA
- a CDS encoding 2'-5' RNA ligase family protein, with protein sequence MYSVNVPVPGRVRQLADRLYPELVGFETVREDHSCLLKRLGEADHVAQLQHRAHRALEGAPAVEAEITGIDYFEDPPLGSAPVVYLAVESPGLEGIHADLTEAFDVVEGLEGADYVPHVTLARGGDIETARRLADREIEPVRWTVSELEFWDGTYKLPVSRVSLPS encoded by the coding sequence GTGTACAGCGTCAACGTCCCGGTCCCCGGTCGTGTCCGCCAGCTCGCGGATCGCCTCTATCCCGAGCTGGTCGGCTTCGAAACCGTCCGCGAGGACCACTCGTGTCTACTCAAGCGACTCGGCGAGGCCGACCACGTCGCACAGCTACAACACCGCGCCCACCGCGCGCTCGAGGGCGCTCCCGCCGTCGAGGCCGAAATTACGGGGATCGACTACTTCGAGGACCCGCCACTGGGGTCAGCGCCGGTCGTCTATCTGGCCGTCGAGAGTCCCGGTCTCGAGGGGATCCACGCCGACCTCACCGAGGCCTTCGACGTCGTCGAGGGACTCGAGGGCGCGGACTACGTCCCCCACGTGACGCTGGCCCGCGGCGGCGACATCGAGACCGCACGGCGGCTGGCCGATCGCGAGATCGAGCCCGTCCGGTGGACGGTCAGCGAACTCGAGTTCTGGGACGGGACGTACAAGTTGCCGGTCAGTCGCGTCTCCTTGCCGTCGTAG
- a CDS encoding rhodanese-like domain-containing protein: MIEEVSTETIRERLERGDEFDLIDIREDEDYADGHLPEADHVTIDELEETVVERDWADEVVVYCYRGNSSIQAARLIAKYGDAERVVSMAGGYQEWEPLATVAAD; the protein is encoded by the coding sequence ATGATCGAGGAAGTCTCCACCGAGACGATTCGCGAACGCCTCGAGCGCGGCGACGAGTTCGACCTGATCGACATCCGTGAGGACGAGGACTACGCCGACGGCCACCTCCCCGAGGCCGACCACGTCACCATCGACGAACTCGAGGAGACCGTCGTCGAGCGCGACTGGGCCGACGAAGTGGTCGTCTACTGTTACAGGGGCAACTCGTCGATCCAGGCGGCCCGGCTCATCGCGAAGTACGGCGATGCCGAGCGCGTCGTGAGTATGGCCGGCGGCTACCAGGAGTGGGAGCCACTCGCGACAGTGGCTGCCGACTGA
- a CDS encoding YeeE/YedE family protein, producing MVATLLVAAVVGLALGAFLQKGRFCFVNAFRDFFAYKDSRVTKGALAATFLTMIFWGIAYQLGYYQGFWTPNWGLTGLVGGFIFGVGMTYAGGCASGTLYRAGEGYLQFWLTLLFMGVGYAGFTVAFPTLERTYFGPLTFGEGVSLFTVTSVPASLVGIAIAGAGLLVYATLVGRSSTGTAFGERADVAQFTPSTLSAPVVGLRGFAHGTTAYVRGLVHAWRHPIAASKQPWDPRTAALGITAAAVLWFTQVSIVGVTGPEARWTGYLLSQVGVDAGSFEYWGSILFQGQGVGVTVDMVMIAFVIVGAFLAAVWSGDFALRVPKRRRLPNAVVGGLMMGAGSRLAPGCNIGNIYSGIAELSVHSFIAAVGIVAGVYVMTHWIYRDVGCAI from the coding sequence GTGGTCGCAACGCTACTCGTCGCAGCGGTCGTGGGACTCGCCCTCGGAGCCTTCCTCCAGAAGGGGCGGTTCTGCTTCGTCAACGCCTTCCGGGACTTCTTCGCGTACAAGGACTCCCGGGTCACGAAAGGCGCCCTCGCAGCGACGTTTCTGACGATGATCTTCTGGGGTATCGCCTACCAACTGGGCTACTATCAGGGGTTCTGGACGCCCAACTGGGGGCTGACGGGACTCGTCGGCGGCTTCATCTTCGGCGTGGGCATGACCTACGCCGGTGGCTGTGCCAGCGGCACGCTCTACCGCGCCGGCGAAGGCTATCTGCAGTTCTGGCTCACGCTGCTGTTCATGGGCGTCGGCTACGCTGGCTTCACCGTCGCCTTCCCGACGCTCGAGCGCACGTACTTCGGGCCGCTGACGTTCGGTGAGGGCGTGAGCCTGTTTACCGTTACGTCCGTCCCGGCCAGCCTGGTCGGCATCGCGATCGCCGGCGCCGGCCTGCTCGTCTACGCCACGCTGGTCGGTCGCTCGTCGACGGGGACCGCCTTCGGCGAGCGCGCTGACGTGGCCCAGTTCACGCCGAGTACGCTGTCCGCACCGGTCGTGGGCCTTCGTGGGTTCGCACACGGCACGACAGCGTACGTCCGCGGGCTCGTCCACGCGTGGCGACACCCAATTGCCGCGAGCAAGCAGCCGTGGGACCCCCGCACTGCGGCGCTCGGAATCACCGCCGCCGCCGTGCTCTGGTTCACCCAGGTCTCGATCGTCGGCGTCACCGGCCCCGAGGCCCGCTGGACGGGCTATCTCCTCTCGCAGGTCGGCGTCGACGCCGGCTCGTTCGAGTACTGGGGCTCGATCCTCTTTCAGGGCCAGGGCGTCGGCGTGACCGTCGACATGGTGATGATCGCGTTCGTCATCGTCGGCGCGTTCCTCGCCGCCGTCTGGAGCGGTGACTTCGCCCTGCGCGTCCCGAAGCGCCGACGGCTCCCCAACGCCGTCGTCGGCGGCCTCATGATGGGGGCGGGCTCGCGGCTCGCCCCCGGCTGCAACATCGGGAACATCTACTCCGGCATCGCGGAGCTGTCGGTCCACTCGTTCATCGCGGCCGTCGGTATCGTTGCCGGCGTCTACGTGATGACCCACTGGATCTACCGCGACGTCGGCTGTGCGATCTGA
- a CDS encoding ATP-dependent DNA helicase — protein MSETGYLRFFPYDRPYENQREAMDRIHNALTRGQNVLFEGACGTGKTLSSLVPALEVAREQDKTVVITTNVHQQMRQFVAEARAITREEQIRAVVFKGKSSMCHIDVGYEECQALRDNTRAVVDAERDQAQLERRQRELLAESQDGDGAAADARAAVMDELETIEERLADLEEQNVCEYYRNNLTQDTDDFFAWLFEDVRTPDEIYEYADRQELCGYELLKEGIEGVDLVVCNYHHLLDSTIREQFFRWLGRDPDDVIAVFDEAHNVEDAAREHATRTCSERTFDSALDELADTDDPRSEDAANVLSAFHRAVVETYEESFGFGEREQIAENWTDVSIANDDRKDDLTLEFLQRYSGRGISEDLEAAMKLGQELDEEYEEAYREGETATRTECQTLQAAAFVSAWMNEGSKEGLYPVVSVTRDAGTDEVYGRAELYTCLPRQVTGRLFEEVHATVLMSATIQPFEVTKDVLGLEDAVTMAYGLGFPEANRRTYAVETPPLFSSDRDDPAVQEAVTETIHDAVRMTPGNTLAFFPNYAEASRYADRIAGRSDRSVYVDEPGQSVEDLRQQFIADDDAVLCTSLWGTLAEGVSFDGDDANTVLVVGVPYPHLDDRAEAVQEAYDAAFDGTDTGWRYAVEIPTVRKTRQALGRVLRSPEEVGVRALLDRRYSRRAKSELGKYSVNGIFPHEEREELIDIEPDKLKFAMRNFYGDHDAYDGEPPAP, from the coding sequence GTGTCCGAGACCGGGTATCTGCGCTTTTTCCCGTACGATCGGCCGTACGAGAATCAGCGCGAGGCGATGGACCGCATCCACAACGCCCTCACGCGGGGCCAGAACGTCCTCTTCGAGGGTGCCTGTGGGACCGGCAAGACCCTCTCGTCGCTCGTGCCGGCCCTCGAGGTGGCCCGCGAGCAGGACAAGACGGTCGTCATCACGACCAATGTCCACCAGCAGATGCGCCAGTTCGTCGCCGAGGCCCGCGCGATCACGCGCGAAGAACAGATCCGCGCGGTCGTCTTCAAGGGCAAGTCCTCGATGTGTCACATCGACGTCGGCTACGAGGAGTGTCAGGCCCTGCGGGACAACACCCGCGCCGTCGTCGACGCCGAACGCGACCAAGCCCAACTCGAGCGCCGCCAGCGCGAACTGCTGGCCGAAAGCCAGGACGGCGACGGCGCGGCGGCTGATGCCCGCGCAGCGGTGATGGACGAACTCGAGACCATCGAGGAGCGCCTCGCTGATCTCGAGGAACAGAACGTCTGCGAGTACTACCGGAACAACCTGACACAGGATACGGACGACTTCTTCGCGTGGCTCTTCGAGGACGTCCGCACGCCCGACGAGATCTACGAGTACGCTGACCGACAGGAGCTCTGTGGGTACGAACTCTTGAAGGAGGGAATCGAGGGCGTCGATCTGGTCGTCTGTAACTACCACCACCTGCTCGATTCGACGATTCGCGAGCAGTTCTTCCGGTGGTTGGGTCGCGATCCTGACGACGTGATCGCCGTCTTCGACGAGGCCCACAACGTCGAGGACGCCGCTCGCGAGCACGCTACCCGGACCTGCTCCGAGCGCACGTTCGACTCGGCGCTCGACGAACTCGCCGACACCGATGATCCTCGTTCAGAAGACGCTGCGAACGTCCTCTCGGCGTTTCACCGCGCGGTCGTCGAAACCTACGAGGAATCCTTCGGCTTCGGCGAACGCGAGCAGATCGCCGAGAACTGGACGGACGTATCTATCGCCAACGACGACCGCAAGGACGACCTGACTCTCGAGTTTCTCCAGCGCTACTCCGGGCGGGGAATCAGCGAGGACCTCGAGGCTGCGATGAAACTCGGTCAGGAGTTAGACGAGGAGTACGAGGAGGCCTACCGAGAGGGCGAGACGGCCACGCGGACGGAGTGTCAGACCCTGCAGGCCGCGGCCTTTGTCAGCGCTTGGATGAACGAGGGCTCGAAGGAGGGGCTCTACCCGGTCGTCTCCGTCACCCGAGACGCCGGCACCGACGAGGTCTACGGTCGCGCGGAACTCTACACCTGCCTCCCGCGACAGGTAACCGGTCGGCTGTTCGAGGAGGTCCACGCGACGGTCCTGATGAGCGCGACCATCCAGCCGTTCGAGGTCACCAAGGACGTACTGGGGCTCGAGGACGCCGTGACGATGGCCTACGGGCTCGGCTTCCCCGAAGCGAACCGCCGCACGTACGCCGTCGAGACGCCGCCGTTGTTCTCGTCGGATCGCGACGATCCTGCGGTCCAGGAGGCGGTGACCGAGACGATCCACGACGCCGTTCGGATGACTCCCGGCAATACGCTCGCGTTCTTCCCCAACTACGCCGAGGCGAGCCGGTATGCCGATCGGATCGCAGGCCGGAGCGACCGGTCGGTGTACGTCGACGAGCCGGGCCAGTCCGTCGAAGACCTTCGCCAGCAGTTCATCGCGGACGACGACGCGGTGTTGTGTACCTCGCTGTGGGGCACTCTCGCGGAAGGAGTGAGTTTCGACGGCGACGACGCGAACACGGTGCTGGTCGTCGGCGTCCCCTATCCACATCTGGATGACCGTGCTGAGGCAGTCCAAGAGGCCTACGACGCCGCCTTCGACGGCACCGACACCGGCTGGCGCTACGCCGTCGAGATCCCGACGGTTCGAAAGACGAGACAGGCACTGGGTCGGGTCCTTCGCTCACCCGAGGAGGTCGGCGTCCGCGCGCTCCTCGATCGACGCTACTCGCGGCGGGCGAAATCGGAGCTGGGCAAGTACAGCGTCAACGGCATCTTTCCCCACGAGGAACGCGAGGAACTGATCGATATCGAGCCGGACAAACTCAAGTTCGCGATGCGGAACTTCTACGGCGACCACGACGCGTACGACGGCGAGCCGCCGGCACCCTAA
- a CDS encoding FAD-dependent oxidoreductase — MSDETTPDDVSVIVVGGGPAGLSAALFTEKNGLETTVFDIDETWMHKAHLFNYLGIGSVGGSEFMATARQQVDDFGVDRRQDEVVTAVSESGDGFVVETEDGEYEADFVVLATGANRDLADDLGCAFSDDDTVDVGVDMETSVDGAYATGAMVRPEEWQAAISVGDGAAAALNILSTVKGEHYHDFDVPDDAARVFGEHVAE, encoded by the coding sequence ATGAGCGACGAGACCACTCCGGACGACGTATCGGTGATCGTTGTCGGCGGCGGCCCTGCTGGACTGAGTGCGGCGCTGTTCACAGAGAAAAACGGCCTCGAGACGACGGTGTTCGACATCGACGAGACGTGGATGCACAAGGCCCACCTGTTCAACTACCTCGGGATCGGCTCGGTCGGCGGCAGCGAGTTCATGGCGACGGCCCGCCAACAGGTCGACGACTTCGGCGTCGACCGCCGACAGGACGAGGTAGTGACCGCGGTCAGCGAGTCCGGCGACGGCTTCGTCGTCGAAACCGAGGACGGCGAATACGAGGCCGACTTCGTCGTGCTCGCGACCGGCGCGAACCGCGACCTCGCCGACGACTTGGGCTGTGCGTTTTCTGACGACGACACCGTCGACGTCGGCGTCGACATGGAGACGAGCGTCGACGGCGCGTACGCGACCGGCGCGATGGTCCGCCCCGAGGAGTGGCAGGCCGCCATCTCCGTGGGCGACGGTGCTGCCGCGGCGCTCAACATCCTCTCGACGGTAAAAGGAGAACACTACCACGACTTCGACGTTCCCGACGACGCCGCGCGCGTCTTCGGCGAGCACGTCGCGGAGTAA